TAAATCAAAGTACTTACATAGCTTTTTCACTGTTTCgagcctgaaaaaaaaaacgaatcaCAAGTTAAAAAACATTTACTGATTTTAACTCTAACTTGAATCAACAAAGAAGAAATTTTGAAAACTGAGACTTTATGCAATTTTGGCAACGTTATGTTGCCAAATACAGTTAAAATCTATTGAATGGAGAAAAGTAGAAGATGTAAGAGTAACTGATGTGTGTAGGATATTGACTTACTAGTTATATTTATCATAGAAAAATGTTTAAGGTTTCATTGGAATGCAAGATGatgtcctactggaaaaatgtttcaCCTCCAAAAGTAATAGCATATGACAGTTCTTTGCAATCAAAAATTCTCTTTTtgagcaaaattttaaatcatttactATCCTCTCagataaaaataacaaagacaatGTCTCGAGTTAGACGGTGAGGAGCTATTTTGATACATAACGTGGTCTTGAAATACCTCTAGTAGATCATGTGATATAGCATTGAACTTTTCACCACCCTCTGTAGCCAAAGCACCAAGCTTCATAATCCAACCCAGAAGGGCATAAAACATAACTTGCACTCCTTGGCAGGTAAATTTAGGTAGAACTGTCACGGACACGGACATggatttgaaaatatttttttttgagaggCTGGGATGTACTCAGTGTTACGATAAATGTCAGACTATTAAAATAGCACTACAATgtcatctagatggactaggCCAATTCTTACATTCCATTCTGTCCGCAAGCAAAACATGCTAGTTAGGTTTAGTGTGAGATTGTGCTGACATTTGGTTTGGTTTGCCcagccaaggatggccccaaaacAACATCAGGGTGCTTCGTTTAAAAACCAGATGCAGTTGCCGTAGCAGTTTGTCATAGCATTTTACCCATCAAATATCTGTTCTTTGCCTGAAGTTTGCAGAAGACACTTATGTTCCTTGCCATTTCGTCTCTTTATTTACCACAAGTACATCGTTAATCCCTAATTTCCTTGACCGCGTGGGCCCtagattccttggtgatgctcaaagcgaCTCGCTGTATTGACAGCCTCAACGAGGgaaggtaactgcatcagggtTTTAAATGGACTGGATGTTTGTTTGAGGCCATtcttggccgaacaaaattcaACCCTAACATTTGGGCAATCTCAGACTAGTTAAAATTATCATGAATGTTAACAGGGGAAGATCAGTCTTCCTGAATTTTCTCAGTTCAGAGCTTTCAAATAGGCCTACTTCAAGtcaaagtaggcctatacctaTGTCTAGCCATGTTGACACATAGCCCCAAGTGTCTgtttcaactcctctctttatatACAAAAAGTTGAGATATGACCCTACAGTTTTATAGTGTGTCAACTAGTCCCAGGTGCCTGTTTCAATTCttctctttatactgggctggcAGTGTCACAGCTCGATACACTATAAACAATACACTGTTTCTCGCAGACTCCAATACATCTTTATAATTGGTTGCAGGAGTATAAAATGGATGTTAACTGTGGCTCTTACCTCAGCTTACCAGCACATGCAACATCCCACACATATTCCACTTTGTAAGGCCACATCATACCCAAATTCACGTGACGGTCATCGCTAATGCAGCAGTCATTTTGCCTTCACCAGGAGGTGATTGTCACCTTGATTAGAAATGGTTTTCCACGTGGTGAATACGGGACTTGTGTGCCATTACAGACAGGAATATACCTGAGATGCTGCGTGTGCGGGCAAGCGATGAGGTAAGACCCAAAGTTGACACCCCTCTTGGACTGCAGCCATCATTTAGAAATGACTTATCGAGCATGGCATGAAACGATACATGGTTTACCACAGTCTGCTGCTGTGGCCGTGATACTCTGTCAGCCCAGTACAAAAAGAGGAGTTGAAACAGGCAACTGGGACCAGTGGAAACTCTGTAAAACTGTAGGGTCATATCtcaatttttttattccatagGTCTTAGTTTCTCCATGCATAACACCATATACCAACTTAGCTCGTCATAATAGACTAAACGGTTAACAAAAGGCTATGTGCAAGTGGAGATTATGACCTGGCTTATTtatcatttgttgttgttgttgctgctatCGAACAAACTCAAGATTAGTATCGCTAATAACAACACAGCAAACAACAAATCACTTTAATAAACATACCATTGTAGGAGCCTGAAGTCACCTCACGATTGGAACAGGGTTAACAGAGTACAGCTGGCTTCCTCACGTGAAGAGGAATCTCAAGTTCATCAGTTGAACACCAGCTTTTCAGTTGTAGTTGTCGCTGTTGAGTCGTTTTTCGGCATAGACAAAACTAAGCGATAAACAAGTTTTAATAAATTACTATATGTTAAGTGacagtttatatgtacatgtatataaaattcatTACAAAGCAATATTTATTAGTTATTGttatgattttgttcattttgttttatttattgttcaaaaaaactattttatagATTACAGTAGCCCTCACTTCCGGTTTCGACTTCAAGTAAAACAGCATGGTAGGTCACATGTGTGTGTTGTGAACTGTATTTTTGGATGTAGTATTCTAGTATTAATCATGCCATGGACATTAATATTGATCTGTAGAGAAATTTTCATAGAACTTTTCCCATTGGGTTCATTTTTGGTTCATTGGGAGCATCTTGGCCCATGAAAGTAAAAAGCATTACACTGTTAGCGTTCTCACTAGATGTGGCGTGTTGTAAAGACGTTCTGATTTTACGCTGTAGTGACGGACGGAACAGAGCATTTCATTAATACAGcttaatttttttccagtttcGAGAATCTCTCTTCTGCCCAGCATATTATCCAAATGATTTTGAATTTAAGAGTAACTCTTAAATCCAGCAACCCAAAGTTTTGCAAGAGTTAAGGTGGAATACAGCCCCCACATACCCTAAATCACGAGTTTAGCCGAAAATTTCTGACcatatatagttatttattttagacTAGACACATATTTCGTCGTTCGGTGATGTTTTGAAAGAACGGCACCCTTATCAATGTCGGCCTAATTGTTACTGATGTTTTGGCACAACATACTCTCGCAGACCATACATGAAACATGCATTCTGGTAGAAGATATGTAGAGACGGAACTAGTGCTAAAATTTCATTGCTGAATGAAGCATTTTGGCACGACTCACTTGGCAAAAAATAAGTGAGATGTGCATTCTTGCCGTAGGTGTGTAGTGATTCTACAGGAGCTAACAGTTGCATGTGCAGGGAAGCATGAGCTTGTCTATTAATCTTGTCACAGGTATGTACAATCCTGTGAAAAAACACTGCTGAGACCTCCACTGTCCCCCATCTGTGCCCAATTACCAAGAATCACAGTTAGACACAAGGAGTCGTGGGGTACACTTTTTAAATTCATCAGCTAAACTAGATGTGATTTAGGGTATGTCTTCACCTCCCTAGCGTAAATTCAATGTCAACCAAGTGTTCATCATAATCAGTTAACCTGTTTTAAGTCTTGCTGAACCAATaacgatccatgacaaccacacaaGTTCAAAATAAGTACATTTCCAGACACTACATGCACTGTGGCTGCCATCTCATTCTGATAGTCATGCACACATCGCGTgatagatgtaaaaaaaaaaataagttagTTCAATGAAGGTAATCCCAATGGCAATCATTACAGTAACACTAGGTAAGTCCAGTCGCCCGTCAGATTTAGACTGGCGCAGGCCCTGAGCTCAGAGCATTTCACtcatcactcattcattctcATCTGAAAATGTACTTGTGTTGTGAATTTGTGTAGGTTGTCCTGGATTGTTTTTGGTTCAGCTACGCTCGGAACAGGTTAGTTGGCTATGTTCATCACTCGGTTAACATTGATTTTTGCTAGGGAAATTTTAATGCGTGTGTGAAGATgtggtaaatgttccttaccgttAGTCCGATACATTTGAGGCTGTGGCTATATGGCAGCTTGATGGAGGTGGGTATACTATAACTGCTATGGTATAGACTCGGAAAATATGACTATTTTTAATGAACAGACGTAATTCTCACAACAGGTTAGTCAGTTTGTAGAAACATTTGTAGTTAACATTGATTTATGCTAGGTGTGTATTCATTCTATCAACTATTGTAAAGTCAGGGCTTTTAACGAGGTTAGTTTGCAAGAGTCCACTACCATGTCCTGTCCAAATCTATGTGAACTCGCAAGGCCcattaatatataaacatacaattATTCTATCTGCCCTGACCTTCTCTCACACTTCAGCATAGTCATTTGATCGACCATTTGCTTCTCTCAGAGTTCGAGTTCTACTGACTCACACCTCTTGCATTTCTTGTTTGTCTTctgtgaaagtacatgtacagatttgtgCAAATATGCACgattacatttaaaataaaatgaacaactaTTATGTCTAACTGTCCTCAGTGAGCTATTCTATAAAATTCTGACATGCCATTGTCTATCGGTGTATCAAAGCAACAtggttaaagtaaaagaaagctaaaatatgaagtaaggttcatcatacagacaacttaaaactatgcataaatatactttcatctgttttttttttttttttttttttttagattttttgtgaaGAGTTAAAGCAGTTTAAACCTTTGAATTCtaaagtgggctttatggaccatactaccAGAGtgtaggaactctgacgtcacaggaagtttttccaactttcatcatgacactgaatgatgttatttacttgtttgattggtgttttacgctgaactcaagaatatttcaattatacgatggcgaccagcattatggtgggaggaaaccaggcagaacgcAGGGAAAACCgtcgaccatccacaggttgctgacagactttcccatgtacggccagagaggaagccagcatgagctggacttgaactcacagcaaccgcattggtgagaggctcctgggtcattacactgcgctagccaactgagccatggagggcccctgaatgttgaaaaaaatcctttaacccatgagtaaaagattactcaaataatgttctcaaaaattccttccttctggtgaacatgagGAGAAAAAGGTGAtctgacatcagagttccttaATACCATCAGTACGGCCCATAAAGCAAccacagaattcaaatatttgaatgcctttcaactctcaagaaaatctaaaaaaataaatgaaaatatttttacacatagttttcagaggtctgtatgatgaaccttacttcatattttagctttctttcactatAAAATGCTTTTCCTTCAATCGCTCAGATATTTTCACGATCCCTCCACCCCAGCTGTACATGAGGCTTCAATTATTATCACTTCTGGTGAAATGAGTTTCATGTAGGGCATTGTCTTTTTAGTTTTCTTTACGTCTGTCATTCAGATTCTTACATCTGTAAAAATTTACACCCATGCTTCTCCATCCCACTTTATATCATTTCTAAGCCACATTTCTGAATCTTGAAAAGTGAGTTACAGTACACAGAAATTTGCAGATATATTCCCTTACTGAGGATAATTTTCATGGCAGCCACATCTGTATTGCAAGGATTACTGTGGCAGTGTCCAGTATTATAACAGTAATTCCTGTTAACCTGCTGACGGAAATAAGTTATTTGTAATTTCAGTTAAGACGACAGGCAAGGCTGCGGCGGGAATATATTTACAGGAAATCTGTTGAAGAACGTGATCGTGCAGTTGCAGACAAAAGACAGCGATTGAAGAGATCATTAGAAGGTAAGATTTAGATTGATGAATTCATCAGCTTTTATTATATGGGAAAAGAATTCCAGTCACCTTGAGTCACCTTGGTTAACTCTCTTCGACTTCTTTGTTTGAAGGATGAATTTTTGTGTAACATGTATCAAGAATTTTTACTCCTGAAGTCTGCAAACTGACCACATAGCTGATCACAGTCTCCTCTGACATAATAGTTGAAAAAGAATATTTACAGccttcagttgcaaggtgacaTAGTTCCATGAAACACACTTAGTGTTCGAATAGAAGTATTCATTGTCATGTGATATTTCCATTGCAGAAAACAAGGAGATACCCACAGATCTAAGGAGAGATGCCATAGACTTACAAAAAAAGCTAGACTGGGAGGATCCAGGAGCTGATGGTAGGGAATTTGTCCTCTGTAGTACattaaatcacctaaaattttgcccaaaaaGGTGCTCTTTCAGTTGCAAATAAATGCCGGCATAAAACATTATGTGTTGAAAGAAACACCTTTCTTAGATCAATAGAATTCTCACAATCAGACAAATTTACAATACTTATAGATCTGGTAGTAAGAACTGTGATGAAAGTGCCAATTAGCATGTTCCTAATACAATCATGGTACACTGCAATATTTTAATCTGTATAAGAAGACGCATTCTCATAAGTTAATCAACAACCTGCTTTTTTGGAAGGAATTACAACTAATGTGGATGACGAGTACAAGTGGGCTGGAGTGGAGGACCCAAAAATTATTGTGACAACCTCAAGAGACCCAAGCTCTAAGTTAAAACAGTTTGCAAAGGtgagaaatatttcagtaaggggatgtatattaaaatgttgtcatGTCCAACTATATTATTCcaacaattattattatcaaaatttCTTGTTTGGTGGTGATTTTAAAACTCTCAGCAGTAGCAAGAGAAACTTACAGGTTATACTGTCTAAAGCTCACGGTGAATCAAATGAACTGGGCCCACATACTCAAAGCAGGAAACAGCTAACTTGATAGTGAAGTCAAGTTAGCTTGACTGCACATGTCCAGGGGCCACTTGCACCAAGCGATTGTAACTGTCTTCGCAACACACATTTAAAGCATATGTTGCTGTGttagttacagtcaacttaggCAACGACTTGTTTTTGGGAAAGGCCCCAAAAGATCCAAAATTGGAGTCAAAAGTAGAAAATCTGAGACATATCCATGCACTTTCTTTCTTCTGTGTAAGAAAGAACATGTTTGAATTCTCTATTAGTTTGTGTCATCatgctgaaattttttttttttttttttatcaggaaGTGCGGTTACTGTTCCCAAACAGTCAACGAATCAACAGAGGGAACTATGAGACAAATCAGCTGATGTCAGCATGCCGATCTAATGATGTAACAGATTTAATACTGCTCCATGAACACAGGGGTGTGCCAGGTAAAGCTGTGGGCAAAGAGCAGCTAGCACCAGTAAACAAACACATatgattgaaatacatgtacatggtacctGTACTTTGAGGGATCAGTTGCACCTTTCCTAACTTGCAAACCAAGTTAGTTTGCAACAATGCAACAGAATCTGTTCTATGCTTCAGATATGTTTTCATTACTAGTGAAGGCTCGGCTTGAGTGTTTTTTTGTCCGACAACACAAAGCCACatgtaaaacaagaaaactaGTATATCTTGGGAATGGACATTTCAGCAGAATGGACAGCAACATGTAGCACTGGACTATTTGTTGGATTGTAAGTTATCAATGGGAATATTTAAGGGCAGCATGAAATGAAAAGGACTTGAGTAAGCGAAAGTTAATCAAGAAATTGTGAGAGTGATACAATGGTACAGTGTCAGACACTAATCTGTGTACGCCTGTggcaaaacttcattttttttttcacacctgCCTTCATGTAATAGGCAAGGCttatcatttattatttgtattgcTATTTTGTATGTGCAAGGATCTTTTATAGAATTTATTAAATCCTAGTTGAACACAAAAATGTGCTTTCTTATGATTATACTTTTGTAACCTAATTTTCTTGTGCAGATGGGTTGATAGTTTGCCACCTACCCTATGGTCCCACGGCTTACTTCACACTCTCAAATGTTGTCATGAGACATGACATCCCAGATGTAGGCACCATGTCAGAGGCTTTCCCGCATCTCATCTTCAACAAATTTTCATCAAAGCTTGGTAACCGGGTAAGTAAGGACAGGAAACCTTGTTATGGTTGTGCATCATGTCTTGTAATTGTAGACATTCACGCTACATGTGTAGGTGGGCCtcagtggcctagtggttagctaTTATGGCAACAATtcctcaggagcctctcacccatgtgatcactatgagttcaagcctagctcatgctggctttcacTCTTGTCATGCatgagaaggcctgccagcaacctatggatagTTGTTGGTTTTCTCTCGACCTAAGTTCAGCTTCCTTCCTTGCCATCTTATAAgcgaaaaatattcttgagtatagcgttcaactccaatcaaatataaataaacaaacaaaaattaaatatggtCAGGCATAAATTCTAAAGTATTATGCAAAGTGCTTAAGGAGTTTTTCACACTTCTTACTAATTATTTACACTACATATAAAAAAGCCTGTAAGAT
Above is a window of Liolophura sinensis isolate JHLJ2023 chromosome 7, CUHK_Ljap_v2, whole genome shotgun sequence DNA encoding:
- the LOC135469777 gene encoding U3 small nucleolar ribonucleoprotein protein IMP4-like; protein product: MFLTVSPIHLRLWLYGSLMELRRQARLRREYIYRKSVEERDRAVADKRQRLKRSLEENKEIPTDLRRDAIDLQKKLDWEDPGADGITTNVDDEYKWAGVEDPKIIVTTSRDPSSKLKQFAKEVRLLFPNSQRINRGNYETNQLMSACRSNDVTDLILLHEHRGVPDGLIVCHLPYGPTAYFTLSNVVMRHDIPDVGTMSEAFPHLIFNKFSSKLGNRVKNILKYLFPVPKDDSRRVITFSNDDDFISFRHHVYKNVDRDIVLTEVGPRFEMKLYQIILAHWTQPALQMLNGS